Proteins encoded by one window of Propionispora hippei DSM 15287:
- a CDS encoding DUF1659 domain-containing protein, protein MAITKVPQTSRLQIKVESGTNTSGQTAYKVRSYSNLKPDAADADVHAVGQALAALQQHPVASISRQDDARLISQ, encoded by the coding sequence ATGGCAATAACCAAAGTACCGCAAACCAGCCGCCTGCAGATCAAAGTGGAGAGCGGCACGAACACAAGTGGACAGACTGCCTATAAAGTGCGTTCGTACAGCAATCTGAAGCCGGACGCCGCCGATGCCGATGTACATGCCGTCGGTCAGGCTTTGGCCGCTTTGCAGCAGCATCCGGTAGCCAGTATCAGCAGGCAGGATGATGCCCGGCTGATCAGCCAGTAA